AGATGAGCATGTCTCAGACCTGTGACTCCGTCTGTGTTTCACTGAAACAATCATAAGTGCCTTCTTTTGCACCTTGTCCAGAAGGAGTGCAAAGGTCATCTTGTTTCTCATTCCTGAAGTTGGTGAAGGCAAAGTCATTTGGCAAGGGcagaggggaaaggaagaaaaaaacaaacacacacacaaacgcACACCTCCCCCAATTAACTTTAAGTTGAGtgacacacacacgcacaccattaactttaagtttttttttggatgaataaaagagagggaaaatagaaagtatAGAAATTAAGTTGAGTGAGTATAAATCTAGAGAAATATAGAAATTACTCATTATCCACTAATAACTTGATTATCACTTGCAATTAAGGCTACTGGCAAGGAATACAGTTGTGGATGTAAGaccaagaagaaggggaaggttTGAAAAGAGAACCATACCCAACTCAAATAATGATTTCAAGGCATGCTAAAGAGATTCTGTCACCTAAGGAACTAGGGTTTAAAACACAGGAGAAACCAGAATCACAGGTAAGGAAACCTGATCACATTTAGTATATATTCAATAACTAAACAAAGATAAGTCTGATTTAAATAAAACCATGGTTGATTGGTCTATATATCAAGGAGAATATATCACTAAAGTTTGATTTAAAACCAACAGACAGAATCAAAGCTATGAGGGTTTTCCTACtgtgactaggaaactaaaaccCAGACAGAATTTCAGAAATCAATTGCTGGGATTTAAGAGTGTTAAGATGTGTCAGTGTCGGCAGGGGTATAATTGTTCATATATTTTACAGAAAGAAGGGAAGATGTGTCACTCCCTAAATATTCACTTTTCGAACTTCAGGAACTAAATTTTTCAGGTCATAACTGTGTACATATGGCGACCATAAAGATTATTGGAACAATGTTATAAATACTTGAGGAAGAATCATTAGATTGAACTTTTTTGAAAACATTAAAAATCTTGTCTTTTGCAGTAATTCTTTAGACTTCTAATTTTATAAACTTCATAAGGTTATGACCAAAACTTTGTGCTCAGTTAcataatttctctctttttttctctttttttttttttttaaatgtgggGTGGAGGATTGACGAAGTCGAGAAGAAACGCactaagaaaacaaaacaaacaaaattcataaaagtaAGTGTAGTAGCTAATCAAAAATTGTGGATACCTCTTGTgatattcctttctttctttatttatttttgcttaTATACAATGTTTAAATCTCCTCTTTTGGGAtcttatattttaaaattttcaatgtccagcaattttctctttttacttTGCATTGATAAATGATAATCTCTAGAAGAAGACCCCATCCCCCCTAAAAAAAGAATAATCTCTGGATAGATTCCCTAATAAAAACATTATACAACAAAAAACGCCAGTAGAACAAAACCGAAAAATTACCTGTTTAACCAGCTATTTGAAATCCCAAAGGCAGGACGAGGTTCTAAATGGTCTTGGCCAAGAATTGAATGATCAGGTGAAAAAAGCTGCATCTCCAAAGTCAAGGTAAGCTGATGCATCATGAGAAAATACAATAGGAAAAGGATAGAATGGTGCGCATATTCCTGACATTCAAGTAGCCTAAAATGATTGTCAGACTAAACAATGGATACACTTTGCTCACATCGAAAACCACCTGGTGACTTCATGTCTTGAATCTGGAATTAGAGTCCAGTAAATAACCAGGTaggaaacaaaatagaagattaaaaaagaaaaagaaattttcttttattaccTTACTCGTTTGTGCTAACAAATCTTCAATAGCTGCAGCTACATCAGAAACAGCATGAGAAACTTCTTCATTAGCCTCTGATAACCTGTTTCTCATGGATTCCATCCTGCCAGTCGGACGAACTACACCTGCAAGTATATCCTTCTGACTGTCATCATCCACAAGCCTTGCCCTTTTAATGGAGACTAAAGAATGTTTTGCTTCTCCGCTGAGGCTTTGAAAGCTTTCACTTTCATTTCCAATAACATGAGTCGGTGTTTTCGTCATGACTTGAGATTGACTAGGTAAGTGAGATAGAACATCTCCAGATATCATGCGAGCCACCTGCGCAGGATACTGGCTCTGTGTGCATACTCCGGCCTCTCTGTCTTGAGCAGTAACTTCTTTCGGGCGAAATTGATCCAGAGCAATAATCTTATCCTGTAAAAAGCAGTAAGAATGGATGATAACTTTCCTGCTCTTGTGAACAAGTTAATATGATGCCAGGGTAAATACCGACAGAAAGACAAGAATAAGCAAGAATGAAAAGAATACAACAGAGTGACAGACAATAGACAAATACACAGATGCCAAAAAAGAGAGGCACAAACAAAACTCTACACAGCCCACAGCAAGGGAGGATGAGAGAGGAGGCGAGTTACAgagaaaaacaaagacaaaCAAAACAGATAGAACATAGACATAGTTAGACGAGAAGAGAGGAGACTTACCTGCAGGACACATTCAGAGATCCACTCAGAAGTAACTGCTTGTATGCCCCACTTGCACGCAGCCTCATACTTTGGGCCACTGCTGAACTTGCAAATCAAATGTGTGACCTTCTTACTCAGTTTTTCCGTGAATTTAGCTCCTAGAACAAAGCAAAGATTTCTTAATAACACCCTATCTTTCTCTTCATACTGAGAGACACAGAACCGAAAGCCTCCTAACCCAGGTAGAGGAATCTGGCAGGGAAGTGGTGAATACAGAAGGTGACTGTCAACATCCACCATGCATCCGTCCTTCAACAAGAATGTCCCAAACCCATTAGAACTTGTCATTTTTTGCATAATTCTAACATAGAAATGAAACAACAAATTTGAGTTAAGTCATCAAAATTAGAGAAGGctaacagaaaaagaaatttattcaAACAAGAATGTGAGATACAACAAGAAAGataaggaagaaggaaaaaattagCTATTAAACACCCAACAACCAAAACACACACATGCCCCCCACccaagaggagaaagaagaggaaaacaaGATTCAGAACCAGTACaatcccccccaccccccaaaaaaaggaagaaaaaaaaacccacaactGGTCCACCACCAACACAACCACCTCTGCTTACAAcactaaagaagagaaaaaagaattgcTTCCTTAAACCTGCATGACCTCTTATTTTAGGTTATACTACAGGAGAGTCAAGTCTATTCCATCATGTCcctgaaaagaaaggaaaggaaaatcaTAGTTCGAAATCTCGGCCGAAACCACTAAGATTTtgcaaaatattttggtttcaacaATGGTCAAAACGAAACTGGGAGCGAGTAACGACTCAATAAGAATGTAGAGTTTCAACTGATCGGTTTCAACTCAATCCATTTCATGAGTTTCGAGGGAATTCGCCTGTCAGAGGGGGAAAACTCCAAAATACAAATCACCAACATTTCTTGGTGGAACAAAGTGTTGGACACTACTACAACAACGATTTGCCACATTTGAGCAAATTTGTGAGATTCAAACTTAGAGGTAGTCGGGTAACCCTTTTTCCCCAAAGGTTTTGAGCCTTCCCGGAACTCTATATGGTACTAAAATAGAGTTGGAAGAACAGTTTCGTAGGGGTGTTTTAACCTttgttgtacacttgtacttgTAAAACTTTGACATTGTGTAATGCtaaatggtttttcttcattcctaatgcatattatagttattttcattgaattttatatgttctaatactAAATTAAGTGTAGAATAGACTATATTTGAGAAAGTATACAGTAGAGTAAGACATACACTAccaattgggttttttttttatgatttaaaaattataatatGTTTAGAAATTCTTAATTAAGGGTTCCCTGAAGTTTCAGGCCAAAATATAGCCATTTGACGACCAAAATGGCTAAACAAAATGACAAGCCGAAAGATGCAGAGTTTCGGTCAAATTTCGGTCGAACCccgaaatatttcagtttcgacCAGGGTTGAAATCGAAATCTCGAACCTTAAGGAAAATAACGTTGAATTCAACCTAAGATGTACACATTCTCAGCATATCAAAATATGAAGCAAAAGCTTCTAAATACCAACAATCACCTTGTTCAATCGAGCACTAAAAAAGAAGAATGACATGataattttcctctctccctattctttttttttttttggtaaagattcCTCTCTCCCTATTCAACACAAGATATGTGTTCAGCTACATTCTGGATTTTGCATAACCAAGATGAAGCCCCAAAATCTTAGAATGATCACAATTTGGTTTTTCATCACTTCTAGAGCCAAGGCTCTACAAAGTCTTGCAATGGGATTATCACATTCGCATGCAGGTTTGCTTATCGTTCTCTGATATAGACAGAAAGTCCGCATGTGATTATCCGTAGGAAATCTCAAtgaaatgtataaaaaaaattatgtataaTTGCATATGACATACATATTCATTTACATTTAGTGTTTAAGATGAAGAGTCCGATGCCGCTACCACCTCCACCCACCCGATACTACCAATGCTCTCAATGCACTCCCCAAGAAGGTTAGTAATCTCTTGTACAATGTAAGGTGACGTTAGTAATAGTTACTAGAACGATGATGACAACAATGATGCAATGAATCAGGGATTGTCGAAGGAGCTGGTGCAACAACTGAAGGAGGTGATGGGGAGTGGTGGACAAGAGGCAGCCCTATGTCAACATGGAGGTAGCGGTGGCGGCGGAGaggaagaagcagcagcaacagagtTGAAAGAAGAAGGTGGCGTCAACGAAGAGTAGTAGTACTACTACTGGGgacaagaagaaatgaaggaagatGCGGGGGACGATGATTAAGAGAAAGGCAGAGTGGAGAGGCGGCGGGAGCACCCGTTCATCATCATAGAGCCTGGTGAGGTGGCTCACGGAAAGAAGAATGGCGTCGATTATCTCTTCTACCTCTAAGAGAAGTGCTACGATTTTTTGAATGCCCCTGCCAAGGTATTCATTCATTCTATCAATCTTTTCATCCCCTCCTCTCCAACAGACCTCATCCATCCGTCTGCCTAATCTAATCTATTATTGTGTAGATCCTGTCGGCATCGGAGAGGACCTACCTGAGGATTACGAGACTGGTTACCAACGATGAATCCAAAGCAGAGGAGTAAAGCTGGCATTTGACTTCATCTGACGCCGTTGCCTAGGCCATACAGCATCAATATCTCAGCGGAGAGACCTTCCATTCCCTGGATTGGCTTCATAAAGCTGGTAGCTCAGTTTGGCAGGTGAGGTCTCGTTCTTTTCCATGTTCACTTGTTGAAAACTACCGATAACAGCTTATTCCAATTGAATAGCGTTCATAAGCTAATATGAGTTTATAATGGAATCTTCTTGTCACTATTACATTCGTTAAAGTTATGCTTGAATCCAAATTATTGGTTTTTGATATCTAATCGTGTGGTTCCATGTATGCAGGTTCTAGCTCTTGTTCCTCctgtaaggaagaagaaggatctCCCTACTCTGGGAAGGGTCAGTCAGGGCCAGCCCATGCCAGCCCGATCTCGGGATTTCAGGGCCAGCCTGGGCCCGGCCAGGCCGGCAGGCCTGGGCTGAGCTAAGGGGATCCAGGATTGAGCTGGAGTTTTTAAAAAACCTGGCCTAGACTGGCTCGGTTGCACTCCTAATAAAAGGTAAATGATTGGAAAAATTCTTAAGGATTCTAATGGCAAATCAATAGAGTAATAGATTACgtgaagagagaaatttttatggtatgaatttcataagaaataaaaaaataaccaGCACCACAATGAAAAGGGAACTTAGACTCAATGTAACCATGATGCCAGCACAAGCACTAGGTTCTGGACTTTGGTAGACTAAaatatagttgtcaaggcgtcggctagacgaccaaggcgcctggatacCTAGGTATCGGCGTATCGCCTTGCATCCAAGCCCCCTCCAATGCCATAGGTCACCTAGACGTTGTGACAACCATggactaaagaaagaaaaacttcaaatatttaagagctttcaaaaataaattaccgcttaagaagaaaataaaccatAGTAGATGGCTTTTTTTTGGCCCTTCTTTCATTATAGAATGATAGAAAAAGCTTAAGGGAAGAACTGTGTGCATATTTAAAATATGTCTACCTCCACACAGGATCTAATCCAGTGACTAGAAACAATGGTACATTGAGAAGTATCAGCAGGCCTCCGCATCACACCATGACACTCAACAGTGAAGTGAACATTCTGAACCTGATCATCCACCAATGCTCCTCCTCCTTGTTTAATCCATTCGACAATTTCAGCTCTCTGTCCCCATgaataataaataagaaaataaattacaataGGGAAAAAATTGCAAACCAACAGTTCAAACAAATGGAGAAAGGAAATGTtagttataaaaaaataattaagttGCAAATATTGAGGAAAAAAGGTCATCAGGCTCATTACAAAAGCAGTAATAAAATTCGAATACTTATAACAATAAGATCACAATCACAAATAAAGGAAACTGATCAGAAGAATAATGCTAGGAAAGTTTGGACCTTGATCCAGCAATGGTCTAGTCACCAATTGACTGGCATCATTATGATTGATAGACATCCAACAAGTTGGTATAGCTTAGTTTCATAATCATCTGAGAAATGACAAGTCGCAAAAACAGGTCTTTTGCATGCACTAAAATCTATGTGAAGTTCCAAGCGGACAATCTTGTCGAACAGGGTTAGGCCAATCTTTGTGGGCAATGTGCATGCATGTTTTGCATACTGCCATGGAGCCTGGCCACCAGGGCCATTTATGGTTGGCCAGCAAAGCCATAGCTTAATCTCGAAgtaagaaataacaaaaatgaGACAGTAGAGGCTTACTCTCTCTGGAGGAAAAGAACTTGAAAAGCGAAATATTCGACCCTTGAAAATATTTGATGATTTCCCATCTTGAACAGTCGTAGTGTATGAATCTTGTTGCAATTTCTGACGAACCTTATTGTCATCCTTTAAAGCAGAAAACAGGCTTTTCTGGAAGGATCCCATAGCCACTTCTACAAAATTGGCCgctttgatatttttttctgGATTTCCTCCTATGTTTTTCTCCAATGAGATCCGAGATTCGAAGTCCATATCCCCCACTACCTTAACAGTTGGCATGCCAAAAGATGCAATGGAGCTTTTACCTTGCTTTACACCAGAATTGCCTACTGCTGCTGCTTTATTGAAGTATAGCCATTAGGACGTACGATTAGTGAACAAACTAAATCAAGCATAAAATGTCGATTTCAAGAAACTACCCAACTGAATTTAAACTGCATAACAaatatatttctatttttctagtATAAACATAACGATAAAAACAGACTAAGATCCAAAGTGATACTTACAGGATATAGATGCACCTTTTGGTAAAAGTAATTCAGAAGCAACATGCGTCTGGGACACAggaacttcttttttttctcggTCACAATCTTCCAGCCAGCTGGTTCTAACCGCATAAATGACACCCAAAGCTGCATAGCCCCTTACCTCCTTCTTTTCGCTGGGAAAAGAGCAGATTAACTAAGAGCTGCAACAAACAAGCATAGTAATTCTAGCCTTCCTATGATATAATTATTATGCTACCAGGGCTTGTCAGCTTCAGAAACAATAGTAAGGTATCATATATGGTTATGTCAAGATGTCCAATTAAAAAACGGCATAAAACATGTCCATTATCTGATATACAATGGTATTATaatttgagaaaattaatgCAGCAAAAGATTATTAGGATGGCTGTATAGCTTTACTTAGCAGGATGGTGGCCCAACCTCAGCCACATAGAGGCTCAAGTTTTGCAAAAAGTGAGTTctcaatgaattttttttttaccatatgtTAGAATCCGTTTAGACTGAAACTTAGCACATGAACAGGAGAATGGAGGTGATGCGCGTACCCGTGCACCAAATTTGGGCACCAGGTAAGATGATCCTTGGCAGATAAAGCTGACATCTTGCCAACCATTGTCCAAATTATGAGTACGATAAAATCAGGAACTTATTTAAAAATTATGTTATCCGACATTTATGAGATTACTGGGAACTTCCAATTATGAAACTGTAGTCCTATGTGGCCCAGGTGTTGACACAAACTGCATTCTTAATTCAACACAAACACTTAAGGTCATGTCCGGCTTCGGTTTACTTCATGCATGCAAAGAATACCATCAAAGTACTTACCATATGTACTTATACAAGAACCACATTAGTTTTCCAATTTTATAGCTTTCTTCTATTTGCTTTATTTATAGAATAATTTTTATACCCTTCAAGATAGTCTTCAAAAGTTGTTCACAACAAATTTAATTGCTGTCAACTATATAGATGCtacagatttttttatttttttttgggggggtgtgTTTTGTACCACATGCTACAGATGCATCTAATTGTAATTTGCCAGCCAAACCAAATACCAATCAAAGATTGCACGAATTGATATTAAGGCTGTACAGATACACACACGACATCTATATACACAAAAATATAGACATAATTTACCAAATTCACAGGgatttgctttcttctttcttttataaaaTCAGCATGGAAATAGAACATCAAGAAACTCCTTCAGAATGTGATTACAATGTTAATATTTTGCATTAGCTCTGAAGTATTTACCTCTCTGAAGGTGTTCCCACAACTATATGTGTCAACTTCTCATTGAATGACATAAACCGGGAGCCCCCACCTTTACGCACCATATGTACTAGTTTACGCATTTCAGAAGCCTGGAAACCAACAAGTAAAATTCTGCAATCTGACAAGTACAAATCAGCATCTTCAGTTTGTGAATCATCAGCAACACAGCCATCAAATTTTGTGCCATTTTCAGGCTGCAATCTGGGTTCTTCATTTGTCTCCTCTTTGGTAAAGATAGTGGCATCAGAAAATGTAGAAGACATATTCTGAGAAATGCTCATTTCCAGATCAGGATCCAGAGTCATGGAAGATGGAAGCAAATTTGCATTTGCAATTGCAGATGATGGCACTGATGGAGAATTTGCATTGCACTTATCTTGGTCATGCTGTCGCTTTAGACCACCCTTCATGGTATTACTTGATGAATTAGAAACTCCGTGAACAGGATACAACTCCTCACCCAGACATGCTATTCATCAAAAACAGTCAATTGAGATGTCAATTGTCATGTTCCATACTTAATAGCTCCACACAAAAGTTGGGGGCAGTGGGAAGGGGGGAAGATAATATGTTGTGaaacaacaaataaaagaaTTACCTCTTCTAGCAATAGACTGATCAACCCATTTCCGAGTCACAATATGAATGTGATCCCATTTTCTAGCGACCTTGTACTTGTCACCTTCAGGAGCGTAAGTATGTCAAGGACAAATCTTTCAACACGTAACTATTGAAAATTCCAAAATTCAAGGAGTGACAGGAGGCCAGGTCAATTTGTAAACAAACTACAATAGAATAAAGAAAATGTAATGAAATGGAGTTgcaaaagggtaaaaatggCAATGTACAAAATGCAGAAAGCAGAAATAGAATAAATACTAAATACCCCAACCAAAAAGACAATCACATCATTCTACTGAAGTGTATCTGTAGCATTAGTAGCCACTCTGTATTGAGTAGGGCTATACATAATAGCTAAAGGTTTGGCTTTCCCATAGCTCAGAGCCTCAGATAGGTTAGCATATTGGGGCCACTGTCATCCTACACAATTTATCTTCATTTCTGCAAGTCTGTAGCCCTTAGTAACCCAGCTAGGTAGCACATCCAGTAGTCCTCTCTGGATCACCCAATTCATGTCAAATACAATGAGCATTTTCACCCAAATCACCATTGTTCCCACTAATAGCTCAACTAGAAGGTTGGCTTGCATCTGATGATTGTTTTAGAAGCCTTCTAAATCAGCACACAAATGTCTGTATTTGCAAAATTGGACTTGAGCTTCATTGAAAATACATTATCTTACCCTGTCCTCAGGCAATATATTGGGCATAAACTTGGTAATGTAGTACTGGATTCGATTGCTCAAACCAGTAGCCAAACAAGATCTTTAATCCAAGGATGGTTTAAAAGTTGGGATAGCCTGTTGAAAGTTGCAGCCCAATAAGGGGACGGAAAATAGGTTTATTGGTTGATTCCTAGTTGGGGTAGGAGTGACAGTATTATGGTAAATAGGGTACTGGAACTAGGGTTAAGAGACAGGATTAATTACTAGTTTCAGAATTGATATATCCTGAAATCAGCTACCTATTCTGagcatgaaatcagaatcaGCTATGGTTGAAGGTCTGAAACTGTGCTTTAATGGGGGTAGGGGCAGAATGGGAAATATGGAAATATATTCAAATCAGGCcacaggaattaggtcaaatttaaaTCATTCCCCAAACTAGGGTTAATGGAGATATGGTGAAAATCTAAGGTCAATCGGGTGGCTCATTTGCATAATCCCAAAAAACACCTAGTATGTGATCTTCTAGAAGGGAAGGTTCAAGTTGCAGATTTGAAGGTTTATACTAGCTAATGCCAGCAAACTGAAAAATAGAACTTTTAAATTAGAAGAATAGCAGTAGAGAATGTAGCAAAGTAactaaacgatccacccgggcttcccaccgcaagttgtcaatcagatcaaacaccaattccTTCTTCCTCGATCAAACACAAGGTTTCTTCACCAACGGAGAAGAGGAGCAGCAACTTTGTTTATAAAATTTGTGAACAatgcttgccccccttacaatcTTATATAGAACACTCAAAAATAGACAACCActgaaaaggaaaggcctaatccaatccttaactaagTAGGAAACCTAAATTGATTAGGACAGTGAAATTCTAAaggaaacagactcaaaacatggctggacttataggatcctaatccagccccactaaaaCACTTACTAACAATTACttgcaacttaaattgaaccgcatagaaccggttcaattaaactAACCCAAACCAAcctaaaaataaactaagtaaagaaacaaattaggtaatcccgtatgcaaccttatTAACCATACTTTAGgctcataaaagtggcctattacattgaaaaatcatgggatcaaaggcccaatatgtatacaacccaaccctagacttattcccattaaaataagcctcttttggtgatgtatgatgtatctgcatcacttGGAGTACTTATTAGTGGTTCAGGAAAATTTGAAACTCGGAAAGTCCCCAAATATCCATTAGGATAAGTGTCATGTGATAACTTGCTTCACCAGACAAGTAAATCAAGCTAATCATATTGATGAGGAAAAAcaacatcttcttcatcatgtATCATAATTAATAGTttagaaaaaaattcaaggtATCAAGTATTGCCATCGGGCAGCATATCTGGAAGCTGGATTTAAGAGATATCTTGGAGATATATCAAAGAGACAATTAGAGATGCTACATACACTTAAGACTTGCATAGATACATGCAAAAGTAGTGTTTATAAGCATTATACAAtacaaataaacaataaataatgATATCTAATCACTAAAGCATGTTGCTAAAAA
The sequence above is a segment of the Telopea speciosissima isolate NSW1024214 ecotype Mountain lineage chromosome 7, Tspe_v1, whole genome shotgun sequence genome. Coding sequences within it:
- the LOC122668953 gene encoding DNA topoisomerase 2-binding protein 1-A-like isoform X1, which produces MAFKGANIFMSRNLVPSEIFDTLHDSLKQNGAEVSLCCDPSRTGPNDYHIISSPEHEKFEDLRAKGCNLLGPQCVLSCAKENRTLPKQGFTCCLAMDGVKVLASGFEKDEKVKIEKLVTAMGGVFQARASMDVNFVIVKNVLAAKYKWASNVLKKPSVNISWLNQCWNEHRVVPQEPYRIPPFFGLTICATRIPADQRKELEKLIIQNGGKYSADLTKNCTHLVADAPEGDKYKVARKWDHIHIVTRKWVDQSIARRACLGEELYPVHGVSNSSSNTMKGGLKRQHDQDKCNANSPSVPSSAIANANLLPSSMTLDPDLEMSISQNMSSTFSDATIFTKEETNEEPRLQPENGTKFDGCVADDSQTEDADLYLSDCRILLVGFQASEMRKLVHMVRKGGGSRFMSFNEKLTHIVVGTPSESEKKEVRGYAALGVIYAVRTSWLEDCDREKKEVPVSQTHVASELLLPKVGNSGVKQGKSSIASFGMPTVKVVGDMDFESRISLEKNIGGNPEKNIKAANFVEVAMGSFQKSLFSALKDDNKVRQKLQQDSYTTTVQDGKSSNIFKGRIFRFSSSFPPERRAEIVEWIKQGGGALVDDQVQNVHFTVECHGVMRRPADTSQCTIVSSHWIRSCVEDGCMVDVDSHLLYSPLPCQIPLPGLGGFRFCVSQYEEKDRVLLRNLCFVLGAKFTEKLSKKVTHLICKFSSGPKYEAACKWGIQAVTSEWISECVLQDKIIALDQFRPKEVTAQDREAGVCTQSQYPAQVARMISGDVLSHLPSQSQVMTKTPTHVIGNESESFQSLSGEAKHSLVSIKRARLVDDDSQKDILAGVVRPTGRMESMRNRLSEANEEVSHAVSDVAAAIEDLLAQTSKIQDMKSPGGFRCEQSLFSPDHSILGQDHLEPRPAFGISNSWLNRNEKQDDLCTPSGQGAKEGTYDCFSETQTESQVVGYEEDLSGRQMIIDRVRTQSSMI
- the LOC122668953 gene encoding DNA topoisomerase 2-binding protein 1-A-like isoform X2, with the translated sequence MAFKGANIFMSRNLVPSEIFDTLHDSLKQNGAEVSLCCDPSRTGPNDYHIISSPEHEKFEDLRAKGCNLLGPQCVLSCAKENRTLPKQGFTCCLAMDGVKVLASGFEKDEKVKIEKLVTAMGGVFQARASMDVNFVIVKNVLAAKYKWASNVLKKPSVNISWLNQCWNEHRVVPQEPYRIPPFFGLTICATRIPADQRKELEKLIIQNGGKYSADLTKNCTHLVADAPEGDKYKVARKWDHIHIVTRKWVDQSIARRACLGEELYPVHGVSNSSSNTMKGGLKRQHDQDKCNANSPSVPSSAIANANLLPSSMTLDPDLEMSISQNMSSTFSDATIFTKEETNEEPRLQPENGTKFDGCVADDSQTEDADLYLSDCRILLVGFQASEMRKLVHMVRKGGGSRFMSFNEKLTHIVVGTPSESEKKEVRGYAALGVIYAVRTSWLEDCDREKKEVPVSQTHVASELLLPKGNSGVKQGKSSIASFGMPTVKVVGDMDFESRISLEKNIGGNPEKNIKAANFVEVAMGSFQKSLFSALKDDNKVRQKLQQDSYTTTVQDGKSSNIFKGRIFRFSSSFPPERRAEIVEWIKQGGGALVDDQVQNVHFTVECHGVMRRPADTSQCTIVSSHWIRSCVEDGCMVDVDSHLLYSPLPCQIPLPGLGGFRFCVSQYEEKDRVLLRNLCFVLGAKFTEKLSKKVTHLICKFSSGPKYEAACKWGIQAVTSEWISECVLQDKIIALDQFRPKEVTAQDREAGVCTQSQYPAQVARMISGDVLSHLPSQSQVMTKTPTHVIGNESESFQSLSGEAKHSLVSIKRARLVDDDSQKDILAGVVRPTGRMESMRNRLSEANEEVSHAVSDVAAAIEDLLAQTSKIQDMKSPGGFRCEQSLFSPDHSILGQDHLEPRPAFGISNSWLNRNEKQDDLCTPSGQGAKEGTYDCFSETQTESQVVGYEEDLSGRQMIIDRVRTQSSMI
- the LOC122668953 gene encoding DNA topoisomerase 2-binding protein 1-B-like isoform X4; its protein translation is MAFKGANIFMSRNLVPSEIFDTLHDSLKQNGAEVSLCCDPSRTGPNDYHIISSPEHEKFEDLRAKGCNLLGPQCVLSCAKENRTLPKQGFTCCLAMDGVKVLASGFEKDEKVKIEKLVTAMGGVFQARASMDVNFVIVKNVLAAKYKWASNVLKKPSVNISWLNQCWNEHRVVPQEPYRIPPFFGLTICATRIPADQRKELEKLIIQNGGKYSADLTKNCTHLVADAPEGDKYKVARKWDHIHIVTRKWVDQSIARRACLGEELYPVHGVSNSSSNTMKGGLKRQHDQDKCNANSPSVPSSAIANANLLPSSMTLDPDLEMSISQNMSSTFSDATIFTKEETNEEPRLQPENGTKFDGCVADDSQTEDADLYLSDCRILLVGFQASEMRKLVHMVRKGGGSRFMSFNEKLTHIVVGTPSESEKKEVRGYAALGVIYAVRTSWLEDCDREKKEVPVSQTHVASELLLPKVGNSGVKQGKSSIASFGMPTVKVVGDMDFESRISLEKNIGGNPEKNIKAANFVEVAMGSFQKSLFSALKDDNKVRQKLQQDSYTTTVQDGKSSNIFKGRIFRFSSSFPPERDGCMVDVDSHLLYSPLPCQIPLPGLGGFRFCVSQYEEKDRVLLRNLCFVLGAKFTEKLSKKVTHLICKFSSGPKYEAACKWGIQAVTSEWISECVLQDKIIALDQFRPKEVTAQDREAGVCTQSQYPAQVARMISGDVLSHLPSQSQVMTKTPTHVIGNESESFQSLSGEAKHSLVSIKRARLVDDDSQKDILAGVVRPTGRMESMRNRLSEANEEVSHAVSDVAAAIEDLLAQTSKIQDMKSPGGFRCEQSLFSPDHSILGQDHLEPRPAFGISNSWLNRNEKQDDLCTPSGQGAKEGTYDCFSETQTESQVVGYEEDLSGRQMIIDRVRTQSSMI
- the LOC122668953 gene encoding DNA topoisomerase 2-binding protein 1-A-like isoform X3; protein product: MAFKGANIFMSRNLVPSEIFDTLHDSLKQNGAEVSLCCDPSRTGPNDYHIISSPEHEKFEDLRAKGCNLLGPQCVLSCAKENRTLPKQGFTCCLAMDGVKVLASGFEKDEKVKIEKLVTAMGGVFQARASMDVNFVIVKNVLAAKYKWASNVLKKPSVNISWLNQCWNEHRVVPQEPYRIPPFFGLTICATRIPADQRKELEKLIIQNGGKYSADLTKNCTHLVADAPEGDKYKVARKWDHIHIVTRKWVDQSIARRACLGEEFNTMKGGLKRQHDQDKCNANSPSVPSSAIANANLLPSSMTLDPDLEMSISQNMSSTFSDATIFTKEETNEEPRLQPENGTKFDGCVADDSQTEDADLYLSDCRILLVGFQASEMRKLVHMVRKGGGSRFMSFNEKLTHIVVGTPSESEKKEVRGYAALGVIYAVRTSWLEDCDREKKEVPVSQTHVASELLLPKVGNSGVKQGKSSIASFGMPTVKVVGDMDFESRISLEKNIGGNPEKNIKAANFVEVAMGSFQKSLFSALKDDNKVRQKLQQDSYTTTVQDGKSSNIFKGRIFRFSSSFPPERRAEIVEWIKQGGGALVDDQVQNVHFTVECHGVMRRPADTSQCTIVSSHWIRSCVEDGCMVDVDSHLLYSPLPCQIPLPGLGGFRFCVSQYEEKDRVLLRNLCFVLGAKFTEKLSKKVTHLICKFSSGPKYEAACKWGIQAVTSEWISECVLQDKIIALDQFRPKEVTAQDREAGVCTQSQYPAQVARMISGDVLSHLPSQSQVMTKTPTHVIGNESESFQSLSGEAKHSLVSIKRARLVDDDSQKDILAGVVRPTGRMESMRNRLSEANEEVSHAVSDVAAAIEDLLAQTSKIQDMKSPGGFRCEQSLFSPDHSILGQDHLEPRPAFGISNSWLNRNEKQDDLCTPSGQGAKEGTYDCFSETQTESQVVGYEEDLSGRQMIIDRVRTQSSMI